A DNA window from Hevea brasiliensis isolate MT/VB/25A 57/8 chromosome 2, ASM3005281v1, whole genome shotgun sequence contains the following coding sequences:
- the LOC110664947 gene encoding uncharacterized protein LOC110664947, with protein sequence METLVAVAQHRNQYYSRVKAYKQARLGSSPSRHFRGINCRTFQSGSRVLPTSFNTCGTTVTKGTLSTPTSSSQKTPSPTIKAASNSHTVDNTHFKAAPKSSPIPINIPSRETPFNDELGVSSENLPFGELWAGPAYSNSPPPSSLPIPKFSMRPKRTVSLELPVSNSGIKGHPIAKSAPASPKREYSPFAKDLFLSVDSATKTLRRILNLDVADD encoded by the coding sequence ATGGAGACGCTTGTTGCTGTAGCCCAGCACAGGAATCAGTACTATAGCAGAGTCAAGGCTTATAAGCAAGCTCGACTAGGGTCTTCCCCTTCTAGGCACTTCAGAGGGATCAATTGCCGGACTTTCCAATCTGGGTCACGAGTACTGCCAACCTCCTTCAATACTTGCGGCACTACTGTCACCAAAGGCACTCTTTCTACCCCTACTTCGTCCTCTCAGAAAACACCATCACCAACTATCAAGGCCGCCTCGAATTCTCACACCGTTGATAATACACACTTTAAGGCTGCTCCAAAAAGCTCTCCAATTCCGATAAATATCCCTTCAAGGGAGACGCCATTTAATGATGAGCTGGGTGTCTCGAGTGAGAATTTGCCATTCGGAGAGCTCTGGGCTGGACCTGCTTACTCAAATTCGCCACCGCCCAGTTCCCTTCCAATTCCAAAGTTTTCAATGAGGCCAAAACGAACCGTATCGCTTGAGTTGCCGGTCTCTAATTCTGGTATCAAAGGGCATCCGATTGCCAAGTCCGCCCCTGCTTCCCCCAAAAGGGAATATAGCCCATTCGCTAAAGACCTGTTTCTAAGCGTTGATTCTGCGACTAAGACTCTGCGTCGCATTCTTAATCTTGATGTGGCGGATGATTGA
- the LOC110664948 gene encoding protein transport protein SEC13 homolog B translates to MPSQKIETGHQDTVHDVVMDYYGKRIATASSDHSIKIIGVSNNSSQHLAQLTGHQGPVWQVAWAHPKFGSLIASCSYDGRVIIWKEGNQNEWTQAHVFDDHKSSVNSIAWAPHEIGLCLACGSSDGNISVFTARADGGWDTSKIDQAHPVGVTSVSWAPSTAPGALVGSALLDPVQKLCSGGCDNTVKVWKLYDGIWKMDCFPALQMHTDWVRDVAWAPNLGLPKSTIASASQDGKVIIWTVGKEGDQWEGKVLHDFKTSVWRVSWSPTGNILAVADGNNNVTLWKEAVDGEWQQVTTVDS, encoded by the coding sequence ATGCCTTCTCAAAAAATTGAGACAGGTCATCAGGACACAGTCCATGATGTGGTTATGGATTACTATGGCAAGCGCATTGCAACTGCCTCATCAGACCATTCGATTAAGATAATTGGTGTTAGCAACAATTCTTCTCAGCATCTTGCTCAGCTGACTGGCCATCAAGGACCTGTTTGGCAAGTAGCCTGGGCTCACCCAAAATTTGGGTCCTTAATTGCTTCATGTTCTTATGATGGGCGTGTCATAATATGGAAGGAGGGCAATCAAAATGAGTGGACTCAAGCTCATGTATTTGATGACCACAAGTCATCTGTTAACTCTATTGCTTGGGCACCTCATGAGATTGGTCTTTGTTTGGCATGTGGCTCTTCAGATGGAAATATATCAGTCTTTACTGCACGAGCAGATGGTGGTTGGGACACATCCAAAATTGATCAAGCTCACCCAGTTGGAGTAACTTCAGTTTCTTGGGCCCCATCAACTGCACCTGGTGCTCTTGTTGGTTCTGCTTTGCTTGACCCTGTGCAGAAGCTCTGCTCAGGTGGTTGTGACAATACTGTAAAAGTGTGGAAGCTTTATGATGGAATTTGGAAGATGGACTGCTTTCCAGCTCTTCAGATGCATACCGATTGGGTAAGGGATGTGGCATGGGCACCTAACTTGGGCCTTCCAAAATCAACCATTGCTAGTGCTTCACAGGATGGGAAGGTTATTATATGGACTGTGGGAAAGGAAGGGGATCAATGGGAAGGAAAGGTCTTGCATGATTTCAAGACTTCTGTTTGGAGAGTCTCCTGGTCGCCCACTGGAAACATATTGGCTGTTGCTGATGGGAATAACAATGTGACTTTATGGAAAGAAGCTGTAGATGGGGAGTGGCAACAGGTTACTACAGTTGATTCCTAA
- the LOC110664968 gene encoding uncharacterized protein LOC110664968, producing the protein MKVHPSPKKRDLTASQNVVAFSTTAGNPIPKKLKRLPHVFARVLELPFNSDAEVFVQETKECFRFVANGGDITITDDFQAHVIEILPGVTKIAIRGAQSVDRASVEDLDIDMWRFRLPTTTFPKMTSARCIGGQLVVTVPKTLNFEDDDNYGKEEEEEYEEDTSKESLRGYFLLGEE; encoded by the coding sequence ATGAAGGTTCACCCATCTCCAAAGAAAAGGGATCTCACCGCCTCCCAAAATGTTGTGGCTTTTTCCACCACCGCCGGCAACCCAATCCCTAAGAAACTTAAGAGACTCCCTCACGTATTTGCCAGAGTCCTGGAGCTTCCCTTCAACTCTGACGCCGAAGTTTTTGTCCAAGAAACTAAAGAATGTTTCCGTTTCGTTGCCAACGGTGGGGACATAACCATAACTGACGATTTTCAGGCTCATGTGATCGAGATATTACCTGGAGTGACAAAGATCGCAATAAGAGGAGCGCAGAGTGTCGATCGCGCTTCGGTGGAGGATCTCGACATTGACATGTGGCGTTTCAGGCTTCCGACGACGACTTTTCCGAAGATGACTAGCGCGAGATGTATAGGCGGGCAGTTGGTTGTCACCGTTCCGAAAACCCTGAATTTCGAAGATGACGACAACTAtggtaaagaagaagaagaagaatacgaAGAAGACACAAGCAAGGAGAGCCTGAGAGGGTATTTCTTGTTGGGTGAGGAGTGA
- the LOC131177989 gene encoding uncharacterized protein LOC131177989 — protein sequence MTTKNKGAGRVAWSSEQFNLFVKICVRCTNLAKRNGGGWGDKGYTWLQNELRQVGVEYTKEQLRHKWDWMKDQWKMWKALKGNETGLGWDPIKGTVIAPDEWWNEKIKCFDFYMYYENSNFARFREKGIGQELYENYQELFLETVATREFAYAPSSGVLPNETQETQQFNTADHVEENINAESNFDDDLNEMMNAGFGSGGSFSQAVGENVGLENTKNDNSQHNVQKQKRKELSNDPATKKKKG from the exons ATGACTACAAAAAATAAGGGTGCTGGAAGGGTTGCATGGAGTAGTGAACAATTTAACTTGTTTGTTAAAATTTGTGTTCGATGCACTAATTTGGCCAAGAGAAATGGTGGTGGATGGGGTGACAAAGGATATACATGGTTACAAAATGAATTGAGGCAAGTTGGTGTAGAGTATACTAAAGAACAATTAAGGCACAAGTGGGATTGGATGAAAGATCAATGGAAGATGTGGAAAGCATTAAAAGGGAATGAAACAGGATTAGGATGGGATCCCATAAAAGGCACAGTTATTGCTCCTGATGAGTGGTGGAATGAAAAAATTAAG TGTTTTGATTTTTATATGTATTATGAAAATTCAAATTTTGCAAGATTTCGAGAGAAAGGAATTGGACAAGAGCTTTATGAAAACTATCAAGAATTATTTCTAGAAACTGTGGCTACTAGAGAATTTGCATATGCACCATCATCTGGAGTTTTACCTAATGAAACTCAGGAGACGCAACAATTTAATACCGCAGATCATGTTGAGGAGAATATTAATGCAGAATCTAATTTTGATGATGATTTAAATGAAATGATGAATGCTGGTTTTGGATCTGGAGGTTCATTCAGTCAAGCAGTAGGTGAAAATGTGGGTTTAGAGAATACAAAAAATGATAATAGTCAACATAACGTGCAAAAACAAAAGAGGAAAGAGTTGTCTAATGACCCtgcaacaaagaaaaaaaaaggataa